Proteins encoded within one genomic window of Candidatus Hepatoplasma crinochetorum Av:
- the arcA gene encoding arginine deiminase, translating into MININSEYKKLKKVLLHRPGWETENLTPSTYERLLFDDSYYLKEAQREHDEFAKLLKSKGVEVFYLENLIAETISISKDIKENFLKEFIIEGEVSHHSHLYIRVKKYLDSFKNNNELILKLMAGIRFSELPNVGGKKSLRELESQSDVFVLDPLPNLIFTRDPFASLGNGVTIHKMTFKTRRRETKFAEYIFKYHPDYKNTPLYYNRNRSTSIEGGDIMILSKTDIAVGISQRTNPDSLEKLAHNLFEDKKSKVLRIWGISIPKGRSWMHLDTVFTQIDINKFAIFSNYKFEIFQIAKTGSDFKITSEKMSIDQLMSKIFNIKKVTLIHCGGQDPIHSEREQWNDGSNVLAIAPNEVIAYDRNHVTNDLMRKHGVIVHEIPSYELSRGRGGPRCMSMPLERED; encoded by the coding sequence ATGATTAATATAAATTCAGAGTATAAAAAACTTAAAAAAGTTCTTTTGCATAGACCTGGTTGAGAAACAGAAAATTTAACACCAAGTACTTACGAACGTTTACTTTTTGATGATTCTTATTATTTAAAAGAGGCACAAAGAGAACATGATGAATTTGCTAAATTACTTAAAAGTAAAGGCGTGGAAGTTTTTTATTTGGAAAATTTAATTGCTGAAACAATTTCAATTTCAAAAGATATTAAAGAAAATTTTTTAAAAGAATTTATTATAGAGGGAGAGGTTTCACATCATTCACATCTTTATATAAGAGTAAAAAAATATCTTGATTCTTTCAAAAATAATAATGAACTTATTTTAAAATTGATGGCAGGAATTAGATTTAGTGAACTCCCAAATGTTGGAGGGAAAAAATCTCTGAGAGAATTAGAAAGTCAGAGCGATGTTTTTGTTCTTGATCCACTTCCAAATTTAATTTTTACAAGAGATCCATTTGCTTCACTTGGAAATGGGGTAACAATTCATAAAATGACTTTTAAAACAAGACGAAGAGAAACAAAGTTTGCTGAGTATATTTTTAAATATCATCCAGATTACAAAAATACACCTTTATATTACAATAGGAATCGATCAACAAGTATTGAAGGTGGAGATATAATGATTCTTTCTAAAACAGATATTGCTGTTGGAATATCACAACGAACAAATCCTGATTCACTTGAAAAATTAGCACATAATCTATTTGAAGATAAGAAATCTAAAGTTTTAAGAATTTGAGGAATATCAATTCCAAAAGGGAGATCTTGAATGCATTTAGATACAGTATTTACACAAATTGATATTAATAAATTTGCAATTTTTTCAAATTATAAATTTGAAATCTTTCAGATAGCAAAAACAGGAAGCGATTTTAAAATAACTTCGGAAAAAATGTCAATTGATCAGTTGATGTCTAAAATTTTTAATATTAAAAAAGTTACACTTATTCATTGTGGAGGGCAAGATCCAATTCATTCTGAACGTGAACAATGAAATGATGGATCAAATGTTCTTGCAATTGCTCCTAATGAAGTTATTGCTTATGATCGAAACCATGTAACAAATGATTTAATGCGAAAACATGGAGTTATTGTTCATGAAATTCCATCATATGAACTTTCAAGAGGACGCGGGGGACCAAGATGTATGTCTATGCCTCTTGAAAGAGAAGATTAA
- a CDS encoding SDR family NAD(P)-dependent oxidoreductase, with product MKYTLITGASSGIGKALAEKFAKEGHNLIIAARRTNLLNEIKNQLESKYKIDVIVFTVDLSNSNEIQNFYKNVKKYQIEIFINNAGFGDVNLPWDSDIKKIEKMIDLNIKSLTTLSIMFIKDNLDNDVQLINVSSVAGYSIFSKAISYSASKVFVSSWTESVAKQLRKLNKKIKVKILAPGATESEFNDRALTKTKYNQKQIEEYKNRVNKKSAQELAEETYKLYKSDNILGIIKNNELKMNDGYYDIRWV from the coding sequence ATGAAATATACATTAATTACAGGAGCAAGTTCAGGAATCGGAAAAGCACTTGCTGAAAAATTTGCAAAAGAGGGACATAACCTTATAATTGCAGCAAGAAGAACAAATTTATTAAATGAAATTAAAAATCAATTAGAAAGTAAATATAAAATTGATGTTATTGTATTTACTGTCGATTTATCTAATTCTAATGAAATACAAAATTTTTATAAAAATGTAAAAAAATATCAAATTGAAATTTTTATAAATAATGCTGGATTTGGAGATGTAAATTTACCTTGAGATTCAGATATTAAAAAAATTGAAAAAATGATTGATCTAAATATTAAATCATTAACAACACTTTCAATAATGTTTATTAAAGATAATTTAGATAATGATGTTCAATTAATAAATGTATCTTCTGTTGCTGGTTATAGTATTTTTTCAAAAGCAATAAGTTATTCAGCTTCAAAAGTTTTTGTATCATCATGAACAGAAAGCGTTGCAAAACAATTAAGAAAATTAAATAAAAAAATTAAAGTAAAAATTTTAGCCCCCGGAGCAACCGAAAGTGAATTTAACGATCGAGCCTTAACAAAAACAAAATATAATCAAAAACAAATTGAAGAATATAAAAATAGAGTAAATAAAAAATCAGCACAAGAATTAGCAGAGGAAACTTACAAATTATATAAAAGTGATAATATTCTTGGAATAATTAAAAATAATGAATTAAAAATGAATGATGGTTATTATGATATTCGTTGAGTTTAA